CCGTTCCGGAGACGGACCGTACTGACGAGATCTTGGCAATGATTGAGTATTTTGGTGCGCTAGTGCGCGGCATTGATGCGAGCCTTCTCGAGGAGTGGGAGCGGATGCAGGCTGGACCTAGCCGCCGTTCCAGTGTCTCGCACGAGGACTCTGAAGTGCCTTCTGATATGACGCGTAACAAACGACAATTTACTGTCATGGTTCGTAATGCTGTATTTAGACTACTGCGTTTAATAGGTAGTCGCAGTTACGGTGAGGTCGTGGATCTAGTCAGCCAAAGTCGCGTCGACGATGTACCAACCTGGACCGCAGACGAGCTTGATAAAGTTATCGCGCCGTTTTACGAGGATCATGCCGCAGTAGCCACCGATCAAGCAGCGCGTGATCCGCGTCACTTGCGTATCGTGGAAAAGCCTGAGGTCTGGTTGCTCGAACAAACCATAGTCGATCCCGATCAGCACAATGACTGGATCATGAAGCTAGCTGTCGATCTCAAGACGTCGCGGGAGACCGGTGCGGTTGTGTTGGCTCTTTTTGCTATTCAGCCGATCTAAGCGGCGTCAACGGCACATCTAATTTGAGATTACCGTTCGACTGATCGAGCTTGTAATTGTAGCGCCAGAGTGTCGGTGGCTGGTATTCAAAGTCGGCGCCATTAAGCACCACTCCGAGGCGGTGACCAGGTGCCAAAGTCCAGGCGGTGAAATACATCTCGATCTCGAATTGGTAACTGCCATCGCCGGCTATATCTCCATCAGACCATGTATGGGTCCCGTGAGTGATTAATTGGCCGACTTCATCCGGTCCGATATCTACCAAATGGGCAATGACCAGCCCTTTTTTCGTTTGCGTTGCTAGCTTTAGCCTTAGCTTAGGGATGCCTAAAACTGTGGCGCCGTCGCTATAGGGGGCAGAACTAAACTGAATGGCGTAGGGTCGCTTGAGTTCCTTGATCGGCACAGCTACGGTTTGCAGATCAGTAAGATTTTTCAGAGCGCTACGCACGGGAATACCCGTGGAAACTCGCGCGGGGTTCCAAGGAGAATTGACGATGGTCAGGTCCGTGGGCGTCAGAGACTCCATCACTGTGTCATTGAGCTGATAACCATGCGAGGTTTGCTGCAGATAGAATGTATCGACCCGCGCATCGTCGCGAAAGTCGTCCTTGAGACCTAAAATCTTGTCGCTGTTTTTAAAGCTTATGCGAACGCGTCCATCGAGATTACTCGGTCGCTCATCGCGTACGTAGGCATCAAACCATTCATGCACCGATGCCCAGGGTTCCTTATCTCTGTATTGTAAAACGGTAATCGATGAGGCGGCATGAAAACCGCGATTGATTTGCAGGTGCTTAGGTCCGGCGAGTTTCTCGTAAAAATCGACAGTTTGATTGATCGGAAACAGGGTATCGTCCATTTCATGGATCAATAATAACGGAGTCTGTTTTTGATTCATCTCATCCAAATGAAACCAAGGCGAGCTAGCTTCGAGTACATCGAGTGGCTCTGGATTGGTGCCATGCCAGGCATGGCCAATGGCTTCCTTGATCAGATCCAAGGGTCGCCCGAAGGCGAATAGCAACGCGCCAATTACCAGATTCCACGCAAGTCGTGGGGTATTACCGACGCTCGGGTGCACGATATTGGTCCAGCCGCTTAATGAAGCCACTGCGCTGACACGGGAATCTGCAGCAGCGGTCAGCAATGACATGGCCCCGCCCTCCGAAATACCTGTCATGCCGATGCGG
This genomic stretch from Deltaproteobacteria bacterium harbors:
- a CDS encoding alpha/beta fold hydrolase, with product MGIERYRLIASATALSVSLTSLPVVGQSDCTPSERRIEFRTTDNVRIRGAITAPCHASDTDLLPTIIFLNPLGQSHTTYRPQAQAFATDGYRVLSFDPRGWKSSGGSTTLIYPDLVKDVQHAIDWLTAHYATGRIGMTGISEGGAMSLLTAAADSRVSAVASLSGWTNIVHPSVGNTPRLAWNLVIGALLFAFGRPLDLIKEAIGHAWHGTNPEPLDVLEASSPWFHLDEMNQKQTPLLLIHEMDDTLFPINQTVDFYEKLAGPKHLQINRGFHAASSITVLQYRDKEPWASVHEWFDAYVRDERPSNLDGRVRISFKNSDKILGLKDDFRDDARVDTFYLQQTSHGYQLNDTVMESLTPTDLTIVNSPWNPARVSTGIPVRSALKNLTDLQTVAVPIKELKRPYAIQFSSAPYSDGATVLGIPKLRLKLATQTKKGLVIAHLVDIGPDEVGQLITHGTHTWSDGDIAGDGSYQFEIEMYFTAWTLAPGHRLGVVLNGADFEYQPPTLWRYNYKLDQSNGNLKLDVPLTPLRSAE